A section of the Jannaschia sp. S6380 genome encodes:
- a CDS encoding DUF882 domain-containing protein, with the protein MTDQNIGGTSITRRGILGAFAATVVAAAPTYSKAAGFLRGGGDIRRIRMHNARTGETMDTIYWVEGRYVREALHEVNFFFRDWRRNEVRAIDNRTLDIIAATHRLVDTSEPFMLLSGYRSPATNAMLRSRSGGVARNSLHLQGQAADVRLSSRSVSQVARAAASCSAGGVGRYSRSGFTHVDCGKVRSWGG; encoded by the coding sequence GTGACTGATCAGAACATTGGAGGCACGTCGATCACTCGGCGTGGTATTCTCGGCGCATTCGCGGCGACCGTCGTCGCAGCCGCGCCGACCTATTCCAAGGCGGCCGGCTTCCTGCGCGGAGGCGGCGACATCCGGCGCATCCGGATGCACAACGCCCGCACGGGCGAAACCATGGACACCATCTATTGGGTCGAGGGGCGCTACGTCCGCGAGGCCCTGCACGAGGTGAACTTCTTCTTCCGCGATTGGCGCCGGAACGAGGTGAGGGCCATCGACAACCGCACGTTGGACATCATCGCCGCCACGCATCGCCTTGTGGATACGTCCGAGCCGTTCATGTTGCTGTCCGGCTACCGCTCCCCTGCGACCAACGCGATGCTCCGGTCCCGCTCGGGCGGCGTCGCGCGCAACTCGCTGCACCTGCAGGGCCAGGCGGCTGACGTCCGGCTTTCCTCGCGTTCAGTCAGCCAGGTCGCGCGCGCCGCGGCCTCCTGTTCGGCAGGTGGCGTCGGTCGCTACTCCCGTTCCGGATTTACCCATGTCGATTGCGGCAAGGTCCGCAGCTGGGGCGGCTGA
- a CDS encoding L,D-transpeptidase family protein, producing MPPRFPSLVLAALLIFGTPAMSAPLVTPFQQALAQAAAEDDAVAAFYRARSFAPIWMGDEADGQWGPADRREAFLRVLSQADRHGLPKGRYDADAIRAEFAAANDAAARGALEVAMTRRFLRFARDIGTGILDPKRVDPTIVLDVPAPDRTELLHAFTDGNPHDIVRSLAPTSPHYARLLRERMRLAEMATKGGWGAPVADVTLRPGAEGPAVVALRNRLIRMGYLHMSPTARYGAAMEAAIRAFQIDHGLTPDGEVGPATIAALNVPIEDRMAQILVGLERQRWMNKPLEPRHILVNLAEQHAYVVDDGKVTFDTVVVVGADTPDRRTPEFSHTMTHMVVNPSWYVPRSITVNEYLPALKRGGARHLEVYSRSGRVNPNNVDFSRYNARNFPFSLRQPPGPRNALGRVKFMFPNRWNIYLHDTPSRSLFARDLRTFSHGCVRVADPLELAYHLLAPQTDTPRQDFDRVLRSGAERRMNLEQPIGVHIVYWSAWVTPTGRANYRGDPYGRDVRVRDALRAAGVELGASRS from the coding sequence ATGCCGCCACGTTTTCCCTCGCTCGTCCTTGCCGCGCTGCTGATCTTCGGGACGCCGGCGATGTCGGCGCCGCTGGTCACGCCGTTCCAGCAGGCCTTGGCGCAAGCTGCTGCCGAGGACGATGCGGTCGCGGCGTTCTATCGCGCGCGCTCCTTCGCCCCGATCTGGATGGGCGACGAAGCGGACGGCCAATGGGGACCGGCGGACCGGCGCGAAGCGTTCCTCCGGGTGCTGAGCCAGGCCGACCGGCACGGTCTGCCCAAGGGCCGGTATGACGCAGATGCGATCCGCGCAGAATTCGCCGCCGCGAACGACGCCGCCGCCCGCGGTGCCCTCGAGGTGGCGATGACGCGTCGCTTCCTGCGATTTGCGCGGGACATCGGGACCGGCATCCTGGACCCGAAGCGCGTCGACCCGACCATCGTCCTGGATGTCCCTGCACCGGACCGGACGGAATTGTTGCATGCGTTCACGGATGGAAACCCGCACGACATCGTCCGCTCTCTGGCGCCGACCTCGCCGCACTATGCGCGCCTGCTGCGCGAGCGGATGCGCCTGGCCGAGATGGCGACCAAGGGCGGCTGGGGTGCCCCGGTCGCTGATGTCACCTTGCGGCCCGGAGCCGAAGGGCCGGCGGTCGTGGCCCTGCGTAACCGTCTTATCCGAATGGGTTATCTGCACATGTCGCCAACCGCGCGCTATGGCGCGGCGATGGAGGCGGCGATCCGTGCGTTCCAGATCGATCACGGGTTGACGCCGGACGGCGAGGTCGGCCCCGCGACGATCGCGGCCCTGAACGTCCCGATCGAGGACCGGATGGCGCAGATCCTGGTCGGGCTGGAACGGCAACGCTGGATGAACAAGCCGCTGGAGCCGCGACACATCCTGGTGAACCTGGCCGAACAGCACGCCTATGTCGTCGACGATGGCAAGGTGACCTTCGACACCGTCGTGGTCGTGGGCGCCGATACGCCCGACCGCCGCACGCCCGAGTTCAGTCACACGATGACGCATATGGTCGTGAACCCGAGCTGGTACGTGCCGCGATCCATCACCGTGAACGAGTATCTACCGGCGTTGAAACGCGGCGGCGCGCGGCATCTGGAGGTTTATTCGCGCAGTGGACGGGTGAACCCGAACAACGTCGATTTCAGCCGCTACAATGCTCGCAACTTTCCCTTCAGCCTGCGTCAGCCGCCGGGGCCACGCAACGCGCTGGGGCGGGTGAAATTCATGTTCCCGAACCGCTGGAACATCTATCTGCATGATACGCCGTCGCGCAGCCTGTTCGCCCGCGACCTGCGGACGTTCAGCCATGGCTGCGTGCGCGTCGCGGACCCGCTCGAGCTGGCATATCACCTGCTGGCACCGCAGACCGACACACCACGTCAGGATTTCGACCGCGTGCTGCGGTCCGGGGCCGAACGGCGCATGAACCTGGAACAGCCGATCGGCGTGCACATCGTCTACTGGTCGGCTTGGGTGACGCCCACGGGGCGCGCCAACTATCGCGGCGATCCGTATGGTCGGGATGTCCGTGTGCGCGATGCGCTGCGGGCGGCCGGGGTGGAACTGGGCGCATCGCGCAGCTAA
- a CDS encoding UDP-3-O-(3-hydroxymyristoyl)glucosamine N-acyltransferase: MFTVLQIAEALGRPVEGDGTLRFRRAAEPGAAGPDDLALAMSPAYADALTRGKARAAVLWEGADWRAMGLDAAILVPRARLAMAGITQALDPGPTIEPGIHATAILGDGVEIGPDAAIGPFTVIGAGARIGPRARIVGQVTIGEGVQLGADALLMSGVRLGARVRIGDRFTAQPNAVVGGDGFSFVTPEESAVERVRKTLGDPGEIREQSYVRIHSLGAVQIGDDVEVGACSTIDRGTVADTVIGRGTKIDNLVMVGHNNRVGENCLFCSQVGIAGGTVIGNRVVLAGKVGVNDNITIGNDVVAGGGSNLYTRVGDGEVVLGSPAVKMETNMAMYRALRRLPRALEQLGALRKSVAGLRRDAGHDD; this comes from the coding sequence ATGTTCACGGTTCTACAGATCGCGGAGGCACTGGGCCGTCCGGTCGAAGGCGACGGCACGCTGCGCTTTCGCCGGGCCGCCGAACCTGGCGCGGCGGGCCCCGATGACCTGGCGCTGGCGATGTCGCCGGCCTATGCCGATGCGCTGACGCGGGGAAAGGCCCGCGCGGCCGTCCTGTGGGAGGGGGCGGACTGGCGGGCCATGGGGCTCGATGCGGCGATCCTGGTTCCGCGGGCGCGGCTGGCAATGGCGGGCATCACGCAGGCGCTGGATCCGGGGCCGACCATCGAACCCGGCATCCACGCCACCGCGATCCTGGGCGACGGGGTCGAGATCGGACCCGACGCCGCCATCGGTCCGTTCACCGTCATCGGCGCCGGCGCCCGCATCGGCCCCCGCGCGCGCATCGTCGGGCAGGTCACGATTGGAGAGGGCGTGCAGCTCGGCGCCGACGCGTTGCTGATGTCGGGCGTGCGGCTGGGCGCGCGGGTGCGGATTGGCGACCGGTTCACGGCGCAGCCCAACGCGGTCGTGGGCGGCGACGGGTTCAGCTTCGTCACCCCCGAGGAGTCGGCCGTCGAACGTGTGCGCAAGACGCTGGGCGATCCGGGCGAGATCCGGGAACAGAGCTATGTCCGCATTCACTCGCTGGGGGCGGTCCAGATCGGCGACGATGTCGAGGTCGGAGCCTGCAGCACGATCGACCGCGGCACCGTGGCCGACACCGTGATCGGGCGGGGCACCAAGATCGACAACCTGGTGATGGTCGGCCACAACAACCGCGTGGGCGAGAACTGTCTGTTCTGCAGCCAGGTCGGCATCGCCGGCGGGACGGTGATCGGCAACCGGGTCGTGCTGGCCGGCAAGGTCGGGGTCAACGACAACATCACCATCGGCAACGACGTCGTGGCCGGCGGGGGCAGCAATCTCTACACCCGCGTGGGCGATGGCGAGGTCGTGCTGGGCTCGCCCGCGGTGAAGATGGAGACGAACATGGCGATGTATCGGGCGCTTCGGCGCCTGCCGCGCGCGCTCGAACAGCTGGGTGCGCTGCGCAAGTCCGTTGCCGGATTGCGGCGGGACGCAGGCCATGACGACTGA
- a CDS encoding acyl carrier protein produces MTTDIRTRVHAILAEQAMVAPGDVTDDQSPADLGIDSMGLVETIFAIEEAFDIEVPFNANEPDKSDFDISTVGAIVSAVERLVAEQHR; encoded by the coding sequence ATGACGACTGACATCCGCACCCGCGTTCACGCCATCCTGGCCGAGCAGGCGATGGTCGCACCCGGCGACGTGACCGACGACCAGTCGCCGGCCGATCTGGGCATCGACAGCATGGGCCTGGTCGAGACAATCTTTGCCATCGAGGAGGCGTTCGACATCGAGGTGCCATTCAACGCGAACGAACCCGACAAGTCGGATTTCGACATCTCGACCGTCGGGGCCATCGTTTCGGCGGTCGAGCGGCTGGTGGCCGAACAGCACCGATGA
- a CDS encoding beta-ketoacyl-[acyl-carrier-protein] synthase family protein — MRRVVVTGAGTINALGADVGQTLAALRKGRSAIGPLDIRDADRLAIRIGAQVQDYDEAAHFNRQQIALFDRYTQFALLAAGQALSQAGLSFTGELAARSGVILGTSGGGLNTQDENYRVVYEEGKNRVHPFVVPKLMNNAAAAHLSMEYNLKGPSFTVATACASSNHAIGQAFQFVRGGLADVMVTGGAEAMLCFGGVKAWEGLRVMSRDTCRPFCATRSGMVQGEGAGIFVLEEYDHARARGAEILAEIAGVAMTSDASDIVMPSRQGAERAMSGALRDARLATTDIGYINAHGTGTAANDKTECAAVAHVFGPHADRLAISSTKSMHGHCIGATGAIELLACIMALREGVIAPTANWREPDPECALDIVPNTAREARVGACLSNAFAFGGMNAVLALRAV, encoded by the coding sequence ATGAGGCGTGTCGTCGTCACGGGCGCCGGCACCATCAACGCGCTGGGCGCCGATGTCGGGCAGACCCTGGCCGCGTTGCGCAAGGGGCGTTCGGCCATCGGTCCGCTGGATATCCGCGATGCCGACCGCCTGGCCATCCGGATCGGCGCGCAGGTCCAGGACTATGACGAGGCGGCGCATTTCAACCGCCAGCAGATCGCGCTCTTCGACCGCTATACCCAGTTCGCGCTGTTGGCGGCGGGGCAGGCGCTGTCGCAGGCCGGCCTGTCTTTCACCGGCGAGTTGGCGGCGCGTTCGGGTGTTATCCTCGGAACCTCCGGCGGCGGGCTGAACACGCAGGACGAGAACTATCGCGTCGTCTACGAGGAGGGTAAGAACCGCGTCCATCCCTTCGTCGTGCCGAAGCTGATGAACAACGCCGCGGCCGCGCATCTGTCGATGGAATACAACCTGAAGGGGCCGTCCTTCACCGTGGCCACCGCCTGCGCCAGCAGCAACCACGCGATCGGGCAGGCGTTCCAGTTCGTGCGCGGCGGCCTGGCCGACGTGATGGTCACCGGTGGGGCCGAGGCGATGCTGTGCTTCGGCGGCGTAAAGGCGTGGGAGGGACTGCGCGTCATGTCGCGCGACACCTGCCGCCCGTTCTGCGCCACCCGTTCGGGCATGGTTCAGGGCGAAGGGGCCGGCATCTTCGTGCTGGAGGAATACGACCACGCCCGCGCCCGGGGCGCGGAGATCCTGGCCGAGATCGCAGGCGTGGCGATGACCTCCGACGCGTCGGACATCGTGATGCCCTCGCGCCAGGGGGCCGAACGGGCGATGTCGGGTGCGCTACGCGACGCACGGCTGGCCACGACCGATATCGGCTACATCAACGCGCACGGGACCGGGACTGCGGCCAATGACAAGACGGAATGCGCCGCCGTGGCCCATGTTTTCGGGCCGCATGCGGATCGTCTGGCAATCAGTTCCACAAAATCGATGCACGGGCACTGCATCGGCGCGACCGGCGCGATCGAGCTGCTGGCCTGCATCATGGCGCTGCGCGAGGGCGTGATCGCCCCCACGGCAAACTGGCGCGAACCCGACCCGGAATGCGCGCTCGACATCGTACCGAACACCGCGCGCGAGGCGCGCGTTGGGGCCTGCCTGTCGAACGCCTTCGCCTTCGGCGGGATGAACGCGGTCCTGGCGCTGCGCGCCGTCTAG
- a CDS encoding invasion associated locus B family protein: MLASPTRISTAIALSLTLALPAFAQDADATADEATEEAAPAEAPAAEAPAAEAPAAEAPAPSAPGGDLTTGESVGAALGGGPEIYIREEHGDWEVRCLKAPEGQDDPCQLYQRLADQQGNPTADVNVFDLPDGGEIVAGATVLTPLQTLLTAQVTMTIDGGQTRRYPFSFCDQSGCYSRMGFTAADVAALKRGASATLVVVPALAPDQRAELEMSLSGFTAGLAAVEATNGE, encoded by the coding sequence TTGCTTGCTTCCCCGACCCGAATTTCCACGGCCATCGCCCTGTCGCTGACGCTGGCGCTGCCGGCTTTTGCGCAGGATGCCGACGCCACGGCAGACGAAGCCACCGAGGAGGCCGCCCCGGCCGAGGCTCCGGCGGCCGAGGCCCCGGCGGCGGAGGCACCCGCGGCGGAGGCCCCTGCCCCCAGCGCGCCGGGCGGCGATCTGACCACGGGGGAAAGCGTCGGCGCGGCCCTGGGAGGCGGCCCCGAAATCTACATCCGCGAGGAACATGGCGACTGGGAAGTGCGCTGCCTCAAGGCGCCGGAAGGGCAGGACGATCCCTGCCAGCTCTACCAGCGGCTGGCGGACCAGCAGGGCAATCCCACCGCCGATGTCAACGTCTTCGACCTGCCCGACGGGGGCGAGATCGTCGCCGGCGCGACGGTCCTGACGCCGTTGCAGACGCTGCTGACGGCACAGGTGACGATGACCATCGACGGCGGTCAGACACGCCGCTACCCCTTCAGCTTCTGCGATCAGTCCGGGTGCTATTCGCGGATGGGCTTTACCGCCGCGGACGTGGCCGCGCTCAAGCGCGGGGCCTCGGCGACGCTGGTGGTCGTCCCGGCCCTTGCACCCGATCAGCGCGCAGAGCTGGAGATGTCCCTTTCGGGGTTCACCGCCGGTCTCGCTGCGGTCGAGGCAACCAACGGCGAATAA
- a CDS encoding helicase HerA-like domain-containing protein, producing the protein MDDGTTGIFMGGGGTGYATPQHLRFDYANRHGLIAGATGTGKTVTLQIMAQGFADAGVPVFLSDVKGDLSGLARPGSADQKLHGAFTERADKIGLDLVYEAAPVVFWDLWGETGHPVRATVSEMGPLLLSRLLDLSDAQEGVLNIAFRVADEQGLALLDLKDLQALLVWVGENRRELSLRYGNVSTASVGAIQRRLLTLEGEGGALLFGEPALELSDLMRRDDDGRGIVNILSADRLMSSPRLYATFLLWLLSELFEQLPEVGDPDKPKLVFFFDEAHLLFDDAPRALVEKVEQVARLIRSKGVGVYFVTQNPDDIPEDILGQLGNRVQHALRAFTAKDRRALRQAAQNYRENPDFEIEDAIREVGVGEAVTSFLERKGIPGVAQRTLIRPPASQLGPITAAERREVIAASPLAGRYDDTVDRESAFEILARRAEAAARDAARAEAEEEEAETAAREYKAGRRYTGGRVSRSTSRSRRTDSVGEAFAKSLARSLGSKAGRSIVRGVLGGLFRGR; encoded by the coding sequence ATGGACGACGGCACGACGGGGATTTTCATGGGCGGCGGGGGTACGGGCTATGCCACGCCGCAGCACCTTCGGTTCGACTATGCGAACCGGCACGGGTTGATCGCGGGGGCGACCGGCACCGGCAAGACGGTCACATTGCAGATCATGGCGCAGGGGTTCGCGGACGCGGGCGTGCCGGTATTCCTGTCCGACGTGAAGGGCGACCTGTCCGGCCTGGCACGGCCCGGATCGGCCGATCAAAAGCTGCACGGCGCCTTCACCGAACGGGCCGACAAGATCGGGCTGGATCTTGTCTACGAGGCGGCGCCGGTCGTGTTCTGGGACCTGTGGGGCGAGACGGGCCATCCGGTTCGCGCGACGGTGTCCGAGATGGGGCCGCTGCTGCTGTCGCGTCTGCTGGACCTGTCGGACGCGCAGGAGGGCGTGCTGAACATCGCCTTCCGGGTCGCAGACGAACAGGGGCTGGCGCTTCTCGACCTCAAAGACCTGCAGGCGCTGCTCGTCTGGGTGGGCGAGAACCGGCGGGAGCTGTCCTTGCGCTACGGCAACGTGTCGACCGCTTCGGTGGGCGCGATCCAGCGCCGGCTTCTGACACTGGAAGGGGAAGGGGGCGCGCTTCTTTTCGGCGAACCCGCGCTGGAGCTTTCGGACCTGATGCGGCGCGACGACGACGGGCGGGGGATCGTGAACATCCTGTCGGCGGATCGCCTCATGTCCTCGCCCCGCCTCTATGCGACGTTCCTGCTGTGGCTGCTGTCGGAACTGTTCGAGCAACTGCCCGAGGTGGGTGACCCGGACAAACCGAAGCTCGTCTTCTTCTTCGACGAGGCACATCTGCTGTTCGACGATGCACCCAGGGCACTGGTCGAGAAGGTCGAGCAGGTCGCGCGGTTGATCCGCTCCAAGGGGGTGGGGGTCTATTTCGTGACCCAGAACCCCGATGACATCCCCGAGGACATTCTGGGCCAGCTCGGCAACCGCGTTCAACACGCCTTGCGCGCCTTCACCGCCAAGGACCGGCGCGCGCTTCGGCAGGCTGCGCAGAACTATCGCGAGAACCCCGATTTCGAAATCGAGGATGCAATTCGCGAGGTCGGCGTGGGCGAGGCGGTCACGTCGTTTCTGGAACGAAAGGGCATTCCGGGCGTGGCACAGCGCACGTTGATCCGGCCGCCGGCCTCGCAGCTCGGCCCGATCACCGCGGCGGAGCGACGGGAGGTCATCGCCGCCTCGCCCCTGGCCGGGCGTTACGACGATACGGTCGACCGCGAGAGCGCGTTCGAGATCCTGGCGCGACGCGCCGAGGCGGCCGCAAGGGACGCCGCCCGGGCCGAGGCCGAAGAGGAAGAGGCCGAGACGGCAGCGCGCGAATACAAGGCCGGCCGTCGCTATACTGGCGGGCGGGTCAGTCGCTCGACCTCCCGATCCCGGCGCACCGATAGCGTGGGTGAGGCCTTTGCCAAGTCGCTGGCGCGGTCGCTCGGCTCCAAGGCCGGGCGGTCCATCGTGCGGGGCGTTCTGGGCGGGCTCTTCCGGGGGCGGTGA
- a CDS encoding acyl-CoA dehydrogenase family protein — MNHEVTNQPPPLPDLDLLAGDAVLREGLEQAGVPDSRGLAIAAGRAAARDDARLANENPPRLRTHDRYGHRIDEVEFHPAYHNLMRQGVEGRVASAAWDGEGRVGHLARLYLMTQADAGVVCPMSMTHAAVAALRIAPDLAAEWEPRIRAARYDPRHLPAAAKLGVTLGMAMTEKQGGSDVRANTTRAERTSEGYVLEGHKWFCSAPMSDAFLTLAQAEGGLTCFLAPRILPDGTRNGIRIQRLKDKLGDRSNASAEIEYHGTRAARLDEEGRGIAAIIAMVQETRLDCVAGSAGGMRAALTEAFWHVRHRRAFQKALIDQPAMRMVIADLCLEVEASTRLALWLATLMDAGDPLARIAVPAAKFWVCKRQVGVVHEALEAHGGAGYVEEAPMGRLFRASPLNAVWEGSGNVIALDLLRALEDEATGAALSDLMADMRGCDRHLDDHLSGLSKNPAPHDARLFAEDLALALQARALFETPAFEAFCAARLARRGSIYGAVTLPGADDLLARAMPQPV; from the coding sequence ATGAACCACGAGGTGACCAACCAGCCGCCGCCACTCCCCGACCTGGATCTGCTGGCCGGGGACGCGGTCCTGCGCGAGGGGCTGGAGCAGGCGGGCGTTCCAGATTCGCGTGGCTTGGCAATCGCCGCCGGGCGGGCGGCCGCGCGGGATGACGCGCGTCTGGCCAACGAGAACCCGCCACGCTTGCGCACCCATGACCGGTACGGCCACCGCATCGACGAGGTGGAGTTCCATCCGGCCTATCACAACCTCATGCGGCAAGGGGTGGAAGGGCGTGTGGCATCGGCCGCCTGGGATGGAGAGGGGCGGGTGGGTCATCTTGCAAGGCTCTACCTGATGACGCAGGCCGATGCGGGCGTCGTGTGCCCGATGTCGATGACGCATGCCGCGGTCGCTGCGCTGCGCATCGCGCCCGACCTTGCCGCCGAATGGGAGCCCCGCATCCGCGCCGCGCGCTATGATCCCCGGCACCTGCCCGCCGCCGCAAAACTCGGCGTGACGCTGGGCATGGCTATGACCGAAAAGCAGGGCGGCTCGGACGTGCGCGCCAATACGACGCGCGCCGAACGGACGTCGGAGGGCTACGTTCTGGAGGGCCACAAGTGGTTCTGTTCTGCGCCGATGTCTGACGCGTTCCTGACGCTGGCACAGGCCGAAGGCGGGCTGACATGCTTTCTGGCGCCGCGGATCCTGCCCGACGGCACGCGGAACGGCATCCGCATCCAGCGCTTGAAGGACAAGCTGGGCGACCGATCCAACGCCTCGGCCGAGATCGAATATCACGGCACCCGGGCGGCCCGTCTGGACGAGGAGGGCCGGGGCATCGCGGCGATCATCGCGATGGTGCAGGAAACCCGGCTGGACTGCGTGGCCGGATCGGCCGGCGGCATGCGCGCGGCGCTGACCGAAGCATTCTGGCACGTCCGACACCGGCGCGCGTTCCAGAAGGCGCTGATCGACCAGCCGGCGATGCGGATGGTGATCGCCGACCTTTGCCTGGAGGTCGAGGCATCGACGCGCCTGGCCCTATGGCTGGCCACCCTGATGGATGCGGGCGATCCGCTTGCCCGGATCGCGGTTCCGGCGGCCAAGTTCTGGGTCTGCAAGCGGCAGGTCGGCGTCGTCCACGAGGCGTTGGAGGCACATGGCGGCGCGGGCTATGTGGAGGAAGCGCCGATGGGCCGCCTGTTCCGCGCCTCGCCCCTGAACGCGGTCTGGGAAGGGTCGGGCAACGTCATCGCCTTGGACCTGCTGCGCGCCTTGGAGGACGAGGCCACGGGGGCGGCGCTGTCGGATCTGATGGCGGACATGCGCGGGTGCGACCGGCATCTGGATGACCATCTCTCCGGGCTGTCGAAAAACCCGGCGCCGCACGACGCGCGGCTGTTCGCCGAAGATCTGGCCCTGGCACTCCAGGCGCGCGCATTGTTCGAGACGCCGGCGTTCGAGGCGTTCTGTGCCGCGCGGTTGGCCCGGCGCGGATCGATCTATGGGGCCGTCACCTTGCCCGGGGCGGACGACCTGCTGGCGCGGGCGATGCCGCAACCGGTCTGA
- the guaA gene encoding glutamine-hydrolyzing GMP synthase, with the protein MDIPDQHQRLLIVDFGSQVTQLIARRLRELNVYCEIHPFQQVTPEFLADFAPRAVILSGGPASVPDANSPRPPAEIFELGVPILGICYGQQVMMQMLGGEVVRGEGTAEFGRAFVAPEARLDLLEGWFDGLEATGREQVWMSHGDHVSRLAPGFEVYATSPGAPFAVVADTSRNFYGMQFHPEVHHTPRGAKLYENFVRIAGFAGDWTMSGYREQAIAAIREEVGDAKVICGLSGGVDSSVAAVLIHEAIGDQLTCVFVDHGLLRQGEAQEVVTMFRDHYNMPLIHADEQELFLGALDGVSDPETKRKTIGRLFIDVFQKHAGEVGGAEFLAQGTLYPDVIESVSFAGGPSVTIKSHHNVGGLPEKMGLKLVEPLRELFKDEVRALGRELGLPPSFIGRHPFPGPGLAIRCPGEITREKLAILRRADAVYIDQIRRHGLYDEIWQAFVAILPVRTVGVMGDGRTYDFACALRAVTSVDGMTADYYPFTHEFLGETATRIINEVPGINRVTYDITSKPPGTIEWE; encoded by the coding sequence ATGGACATTCCCGATCAGCACCAGCGCCTCCTCATCGTGGACTTCGGCAGCCAGGTCACGCAGCTCATCGCGCGCCGCCTGCGCGAGTTGAACGTCTATTGCGAGATCCACCCGTTCCAGCAGGTCACGCCGGAGTTTCTGGCCGATTTCGCGCCACGCGCGGTCATCCTGTCCGGCGGACCCGCCTCGGTTCCCGATGCGAACTCTCCGCGGCCGCCGGCCGAGATCTTCGAACTGGGTGTGCCGATCCTGGGCATCTGCTACGGCCAGCAGGTGATGATGCAGATGCTGGGCGGCGAGGTCGTGCGCGGCGAGGGCACCGCCGAGTTCGGCCGCGCTTTCGTCGCGCCCGAGGCCCGGCTGGATCTTCTGGAAGGCTGGTTCGACGGGTTGGAGGCGACGGGACGCGAACAGGTCTGGATGTCGCATGGCGACCACGTCAGCCGCCTGGCCCCGGGGTTCGAGGTCTATGCCACGTCGCCCGGCGCACCCTTCGCCGTCGTCGCCGATACGTCGCGCAACTTCTACGGCATGCAGTTCCACCCCGAAGTGCATCACACCCCTAGGGGCGCCAAGCTCTACGAGAACTTCGTCCGCATCGCGGGCTTCGCCGGCGACTGGACCATGTCCGGCTACCGCGAGCAGGCGATCGCCGCCATCCGCGAAGAGGTGGGCGACGCGAAGGTCATCTGCGGGCTGTCCGGCGGTGTCGATTCCAGCGTTGCCGCCGTCCTGATCCACGAGGCGATCGGCGATCAGCTCACTTGCGTTTTCGTCGATCACGGTCTGCTGCGTCAGGGCGAGGCGCAGGAGGTCGTGACCATGTTCCGCGACCACTACAATATGCCCCTGATCCACGCCGACGAGCAGGAGCTTTTCCTCGGCGCACTCGACGGCGTCAGCGACCCCGAGACAAAGCGCAAGACCATCGGCCGCCTCTTCATCGACGTCTTTCAGAAGCACGCAGGCGAGGTCGGCGGCGCCGAGTTCCTGGCCCAGGGCACGCTTTATCCGGACGTCATCGAGAGCGTGTCGTTCGCGGGCGGACCCTCTGTCACGATCAAGAGCCACCACAATGTCGGCGGCCTGCCCGAGAAGATGGGCCTGAAGCTGGTCGAGCCGCTGCGCGAGCTCTTCAAGGACGAGGTGCGTGCCTTGGGCCGCGAGCTGGGCCTGCCCCCCAGCTTCATCGGCCGCCACCCCTTCCCCGGCCCCGGCCTCGCCATCCGCTGCCCCGGAGAGATCACGCGCGAGAAGCTGGCCATCCTGCGCCGCGCCGATGCCGTCTATATCGATCAGATCCGGCGCCACGGCCTCTATGACGAAATCTGGCAGGCCTTCGTCGCCATCCTGCCCGTTCGCACCGTCGGCGTCATGGGCGACGGCCGCACCTATGATTTCGCCTGCGCACTGCGCGCCGTCACCTCGGTCGACGGGATGACCGCCGATTACTATCCGTTTACCCACGAGTTCCTGGGCGAGACCGCGACCCGCATCATCAACGAGGTCCCGGGCATCAATCGCGTGACCTACGACATCACGTCGAAACCGCCTGGGACCATCGAGTGGGAATGA